The following coding sequences lie in one Kribbella sp. NBC_00709 genomic window:
- a CDS encoding ABC transporter substrate-binding protein — protein MKGNKMKAHRRGTHRIRQLVVAGAAIVALAAVAACGGSKTDTSSGSATTGSSDAVDAALKAGGEITYWSWTPSAETQVKAFMAQYPNVKVNYVNAGTGNDHYTKLQNAIKAGSGAPDVAQVEYQALPQFALPGSLVDLNQYGFSQYESAYTASTWAAVHAGTGLYGLPQDSGPMALFYNKEVFDKYGIAVPKTWDEYVAAAKKLHAANPKAYITNDSGDAGFTTSMIWQAGGQPFKTDGKNISINLADDGSKKWTGTWNQLVEGGLVSNIPGWTDEWFKALGDGTIATLPTGAWMPGVMESSVKAGAGKWRVAPMPTYDGQPATAENGGSTESVLKQSKNPALAAAFVRWLNHDEGVKPFLASGGFPATTKDLKDTAFVDKASAYFGGQKVNQVLTGAADNVVKGWSYLPYELYANSIYGDTVGKAYQSKSDLNAGLKAWQDALVSYGNQQGFQVNG, from the coding sequence GTGAAAGGCAACAAGATGAAGGCACATCGGCGAGGCACACACCGCATCCGGCAGCTGGTGGTTGCCGGAGCCGCCATCGTGGCGCTCGCAGCGGTCGCCGCGTGCGGCGGTTCGAAGACGGACACCAGCAGCGGTAGCGCGACCACGGGTTCGTCCGACGCCGTCGACGCCGCGCTCAAGGCCGGCGGTGAGATCACCTATTGGAGCTGGACGCCGTCAGCGGAGACCCAGGTGAAGGCGTTCATGGCGCAGTACCCGAACGTCAAGGTGAACTACGTCAACGCCGGGACCGGCAACGACCACTACACCAAGCTGCAGAACGCGATCAAGGCCGGCTCCGGCGCACCGGATGTCGCCCAGGTCGAGTACCAGGCGCTCCCCCAGTTCGCACTGCCCGGCTCGCTGGTCGACCTGAACCAGTACGGCTTCAGCCAGTACGAGTCGGCGTACACCGCCTCCACCTGGGCGGCCGTCCACGCCGGCACCGGTCTGTACGGTCTGCCGCAGGACTCCGGGCCGATGGCGCTGTTCTACAACAAGGAGGTCTTCGACAAGTACGGCATCGCCGTACCGAAGACCTGGGACGAGTACGTCGCCGCCGCGAAGAAGCTGCACGCCGCGAACCCGAAGGCCTACATCACCAACGACTCCGGTGACGCCGGCTTCACCACCAGCATGATCTGGCAGGCCGGCGGTCAGCCGTTCAAGACCGACGGCAAGAACATCAGCATCAACCTGGCCGACGACGGCTCGAAGAAGTGGACCGGCACCTGGAACCAGCTGGTCGAGGGCGGCCTGGTGTCGAACATCCCGGGCTGGACCGACGAGTGGTTCAAGGCGCTCGGCGACGGCACCATCGCGACGCTGCCGACCGGTGCTTGGATGCCGGGCGTGATGGAGTCCTCGGTCAAGGCCGGTGCCGGCAAGTGGCGGGTCGCCCCGATGCCGACGTACGACGGTCAGCCGGCCACCGCGGAGAACGGCGGCAGCACGGAGTCGGTGCTCAAGCAGAGCAAGAACCCGGCGCTGGCGGCGGCGTTCGTCCGCTGGCTGAACCACGACGAGGGGGTGAAGCCGTTCCTCGCCAGCGGTGGCTTCCCGGCAACGACGAAGGATCTGAAGGACACTGCATTCGTGGACAAGGCGAGCGCGTACTTCGGCGGCCAGAAGGTCAACCAGGTGCTGACCGGTGCGGCCGACAACGTCGTGAAGGGCTGGAGCTACCTGCCCTACGAGCTGTACGCGAACAGCATCTACGGCGACACCGTCGGCAAGGCGTACCAGTCGAAGTCCGACCTGAACGCCGGGCTGAAGGCCTGGCAGGACGCCCTGGTCAGCTACGGCAACCAGCAGGGCTTCCAGGTCAACGGCTGA
- a CDS encoding carbohydrate ABC transporter permease: MSTLTSPLRPKRSKVLTGVMVLYLLYTILPLVWLLLSATKTQDDLLSSPGLWFGNSFAFFGNIKDTLTYNDGIFLRWLGNTVLYVVVGAGGATLLATAAGYGLAKYKFAGRRAVFAVLLGAVAVPGTALAVPTFLMFSNLGLTNTVWAIIIPSLVSPFGLYLMWVYATDAVPHELLEAARIDGAGEVRTFFTVALRLLAPGIVTTLLFAVVSTWNNYFLPLIMLSKPNLYPLTVGLTQWSNQATGVGARPIYNLVITGSLLTIVPLVIAFLLLQRFWQSGLSAGSVK, translated from the coding sequence GTGAGTACCCTGACCTCTCCCTTGCGCCCGAAGCGCTCCAAGGTACTGACCGGTGTGATGGTCCTGTACCTGCTGTACACGATCCTCCCGCTCGTCTGGCTGTTGCTCAGCGCAACGAAAACCCAGGACGACCTGCTGTCGTCACCCGGGCTCTGGTTCGGGAACAGCTTCGCGTTCTTCGGCAACATCAAGGACACGCTGACCTACAACGACGGCATCTTCCTGCGCTGGCTCGGCAACACTGTGCTGTACGTCGTCGTCGGAGCGGGTGGCGCGACGCTGCTCGCGACCGCAGCCGGCTACGGATTGGCGAAGTACAAGTTCGCCGGCCGGCGCGCGGTCTTCGCCGTACTGCTCGGGGCGGTCGCTGTCCCCGGTACGGCGCTCGCCGTACCGACGTTCCTGATGTTCTCGAACCTCGGACTGACCAACACCGTGTGGGCGATCATCATCCCGTCGCTGGTGAGCCCGTTCGGGCTGTACCTGATGTGGGTCTACGCGACCGACGCCGTACCGCACGAACTGCTCGAAGCGGCCCGGATCGACGGAGCGGGTGAGGTGCGGACGTTCTTCACCGTCGCCCTGCGGTTGCTTGCCCCGGGCATCGTTACGACGCTGCTGTTCGCGGTGGTGTCGACCTGGAACAACTACTTCCTGCCGCTGATCATGCTCAGCAAACCCAACCTCTACCCGCTCACGGTCGGCCTCACCCAGTGGAGCAACCAAGCGACCGGCGTGGGTGCCCGCCCCATCTACAACCTGGTGATCACGGGGTCGTTGCTGACCATCGTGCCTCTGGTGATCGCCTTCCTTCTACTCCAGCGGTTCTGGCAGTCCGGCCTGTCGGCAGGCTCGGTCAAGTGA
- a CDS encoding carbohydrate ABC transporter permease, translating to MAESVTRQQVRPVHVAGRRRSTAGRDGKGWIFVGPFLTVFALTFLAPIGYAIYLSLYRNQAFFGGRVFVGLDNYTAALQDPKFWESFGRVAAFLVVQVPIMLVLALLAALAIDSARLHASGFFRIVIFLPYAVPGVVAVLMWGYIYGDNFGLAANLNDLFGTTAIQPLSSSWMLPSIANIVTWEFVGYNMLIFYSALRTVPGELYEAAAIDGAGTFRTIRAVKLPALRGAIVIATIFSIIGSFQLFNEPNILRTLAPNVITTYYTPNMYAYNLSFAGQQFNYSATIAIVMGVITAIIAYVVQLRGSRESL from the coding sequence ATGGCGGAGTCCGTGACCCGGCAGCAGGTCAGGCCGGTGCACGTCGCCGGCAGACGGCGCAGTACGGCCGGCCGGGACGGCAAGGGGTGGATCTTCGTCGGCCCGTTCCTGACGGTGTTCGCGCTGACCTTCCTGGCCCCGATCGGGTACGCGATCTATCTCAGCCTCTATCGCAATCAGGCCTTCTTCGGCGGCCGGGTGTTCGTCGGGCTGGACAACTACACCGCGGCGCTGCAGGACCCGAAGTTCTGGGAGTCGTTCGGCCGGGTCGCGGCGTTCCTGGTGGTCCAGGTGCCGATCATGCTGGTGCTGGCGTTGCTCGCGGCGCTCGCGATCGACAGCGCGCGACTGCACGCGTCCGGCTTCTTCCGGATCGTGATCTTCCTGCCGTACGCCGTCCCTGGCGTGGTCGCCGTACTGATGTGGGGCTACATCTACGGCGACAACTTCGGGCTCGCCGCGAACCTCAACGACCTGTTCGGGACGACCGCGATCCAGCCGCTCAGCAGCAGCTGGATGCTGCCGTCGATCGCCAACATCGTCACCTGGGAGTTCGTCGGCTACAACATGCTGATCTTCTACTCGGCACTGCGCACCGTGCCGGGCGAGCTCTACGAGGCTGCGGCGATCGACGGCGCCGGGACATTCCGGACGATCCGCGCAGTCAAGCTTCCGGCGCTGCGCGGGGCGATCGTGATCGCGACGATCTTCTCGATCATCGGCAGCTTCCAGCTGTTCAACGAGCCGAACATCCTGCGCACGCTCGCGCCGAACGTGATCACGACGTACTACACGCCCAACATGTACGCCTACAACCTGTCCTTCGCCGGCCAGCAGTTCAACTACTCGGCCACGATCGCGATCGTGATGGGCGTCATCACCGCGATCATCGCGTACGTCGTCCAGCTCCGCGGATCCCGGGAGTCGCTGTGA
- a CDS encoding LacI family DNA-binding transcriptional regulator, with protein sequence MSAEESTVRRRRGPSMADVARLAGVSGQTVSRVANDRHNVDAITRDRVQAAMRQLGYRPNSAARALRNGEYRSIGVIVFELHSFGTTRTLDAIATAATIRGYSINLVPVLDVTQSAVTNAFGRLGEQAVDGVIILIEAHTLDAAGVRLPEGLSVVVVDSSAHYDYPIVDTDQRQGARLATEHLLELGHKTVWHLGGPPTSFAADRRRRSWEQTLIDHGREVPPVQDGDWSATSGYEAGRRLAENDQVTAVFVANDQMALGLLRALYERGRAVPDDVSVVGFDDMEEAAHFWPPLTTVRQTFTEVGRQSVDALIAEIHSGEHHHAPVAVPTELVIRRSTAPPSNRD encoded by the coding sequence ATGTCAGCGGAGGAATCAACGGTGCGACGGCGGCGCGGTCCGTCGATGGCTGACGTCGCCCGGCTCGCCGGCGTCTCCGGGCAGACGGTCTCCCGGGTCGCGAACGATCGCCACAACGTCGACGCGATCACCCGCGACCGGGTCCAGGCTGCGATGCGCCAGCTCGGCTACCGGCCGAACAGCGCCGCCCGCGCCCTGCGCAACGGTGAGTACCGCAGCATCGGAGTGATCGTCTTCGAGCTGCACAGCTTCGGCACGACGCGCACGCTCGACGCGATCGCCACCGCGGCCACGATCCGCGGGTACTCGATCAACCTGGTCCCGGTCCTGGATGTCACCCAGAGCGCGGTGACGAACGCCTTCGGGCGGCTGGGGGAACAGGCGGTCGACGGCGTGATCATCCTGATCGAGGCGCACACCCTGGACGCGGCCGGCGTACGGCTGCCGGAGGGGCTGTCGGTCGTGGTCGTCGACTCGAGCGCGCACTACGACTACCCGATCGTCGACACCGACCAGCGGCAGGGCGCTCGGCTCGCGACCGAGCATCTGCTCGAACTGGGACACAAGACGGTGTGGCATCTGGGCGGTCCGCCGACGTCGTTCGCCGCGGACCGGCGCCGTCGCTCGTGGGAGCAGACGCTGATCGACCACGGCCGGGAGGTGCCGCCGGTGCAGGACGGGGACTGGTCGGCGACGTCCGGCTACGAGGCCGGCCGTCGCCTCGCCGAGAACGATCAAGTGACTGCGGTCTTCGTCGCGAACGACCAGATGGCGCTCGGTCTGCTGCGCGCGCTGTACGAACGGGGTCGCGCAGTGCCCGACGACGTCAGCGTGGTCGGCTTCGACGACATGGAAGAGGCGGCCCATTTCTGGCCGCCTCTCACCACGGTCCGCCAGACGTTCACCGAGGTCGGCCGCCAGAGCGTCGACGCCCTGATCGCCGAGATCCACAGCGGCGAACATCACCACGCGCCGGTCGCCGTACCCACCGAACTCGTCATCCGCAGAAGCACCGCCCCGCCGTCAAACCGCGACTAG
- the sucD gene encoding succinate--CoA ligase subunit alpha, whose protein sequence is MAIFLTEKSRVVVQGMTGSEGQKHTSRMLAAGTNVVGGVTPGKGGLSIDFAKRSIPVYGSCADAVKATDADVSVVFVPPRFTKGAVIEAVDSGVPLVVVITEGVPVQDTATFFAYAQANGTRVIGPNCPGIISPGRANAGIIPADIAGPGRIGLVSKSGTLTYQMMYELRDFGFSSAIGIGGDPIIGTTHIDALQAFQDDPDTDAIVMIGEIGGDAEERAAAFIKENVTKPVVGYVAGFTAPEGKTMGHAGAIVSGSSGTAAAKQEALEAAGVRVGKTPTETADLIRSVLVAV, encoded by the coding sequence ATGGCGATCTTCCTGACCGAGAAGAGCCGGGTCGTCGTACAGGGCATGACCGGGTCCGAGGGACAGAAACACACCAGCCGGATGCTTGCCGCCGGCACCAATGTGGTGGGCGGCGTGACACCGGGCAAGGGCGGCCTGTCGATCGACTTCGCGAAGCGGTCGATCCCGGTCTACGGATCGTGCGCCGACGCGGTCAAGGCGACCGACGCGGACGTGTCGGTGGTCTTCGTGCCGCCACGTTTCACCAAGGGCGCAGTCATCGAGGCGGTCGATTCCGGCGTACCGCTCGTGGTCGTGATCACCGAAGGCGTACCGGTGCAGGACACTGCGACGTTCTTCGCCTACGCGCAGGCGAACGGGACGCGGGTGATCGGGCCGAACTGCCCGGGCATCATCAGTCCCGGGCGCGCCAACGCGGGGATCATTCCCGCCGATATCGCGGGACCCGGGCGGATCGGTCTGGTGTCGAAGTCGGGCACGCTGACGTACCAGATGATGTACGAGCTGCGGGACTTCGGGTTCTCCAGCGCGATCGGGATCGGTGGCGACCCGATCATCGGGACGACGCACATCGACGCGCTGCAGGCGTTCCAGGACGACCCGGACACCGACGCGATCGTGATGATCGGTGAGATCGGCGGCGACGCCGAGGAGCGGGCGGCCGCGTTCATCAAGGAGAACGTGACCAAGCCGGTCGTCGGGTACGTCGCCGGGTTCACCGCGCCCGAGGGCAAGACCATGGGACACGCGGGCGCGATCGTGTCCGGCTCGTCGGGTACGGCGGCCGCGAAGCAGGAGGCCCTCGAGGCCGCCGGGGTTCGCGTAGGCAAAACCCCCACCGAAACCGCCGACCTGATCCGCTCCGTTCTAGTCGCGGTTTGA